A genomic region of Lytechinus pictus isolate F3 Inbred chromosome 2, Lp3.0, whole genome shotgun sequence contains the following coding sequences:
- the LOC129272720 gene encoding uncharacterized protein LOC129272720, which translates to MTIMVTEYKGKEKPALLIFILLVSSPGATSYPAQFTYACPDGWAHPSPDSNRCYKLLADGSTMKWAEAQVACEEPSLPGGSYLFVPSSVEEEIVMQSIYQSAVADSEIWIGCSDLETNATFICYHENEVLTYKNWSPGNPDENKSADKQNGATMNIQNPTSGWVQQKEKFKGHTVCELPATEHAISSFSQTYVIKHDTSTGVALQDWCQSSTPIKEPFGVRSGVQCGAACNHWRGCYSFNFIQPPGQSWEGRCELMGADSGDMRYEKGCKYFVVKG; encoded by the exons ATGACCATAATGGTCACGGAATACAAGGGGAAAGAGAAACCGGCCTTGCTCATTTTCATCTTGCTCGTCTCTTCGCCTGGAGCAACCTCTTATCCTGCTCAAT TCACGTATGCGTGCCCAGATGGGTGGGCACACCCCTCACCCGACTCCAACcgctgttataagctactggcCGATGGGAGCACAATGAAATGGGCCGAGGCCCAGGTAGCATGTGAGGAACCTTCATTACCTGGTGGCTCTTATCTCTTTGTTCCCTCATCTGTGGAAGAGGAGATTGTGATGCAGTCCATCTACCAATCTGCAGTGGCTGATTCTGAAATTTGGATAGGATGTTCTGATCTTGAAACGAACGCTACGTTTATTTGTTACCATGAGAATGAGGTCTTAACTTACAAGA ATTGGAGTCCTGGAAATCCTGATGAAAATAAGTCAGCGGATAAACAAAATGGCGCCACAATGAATATCCAGAATCCGACCAGTGGGTGGGtgcaacaaaaagaaaaattcaaaggaCATACTGTATGTGAAC TACCGGCTACTGAACACGCCATCTCATCCTTTTCTCAAACCTACGTCATCAAGCACGACACTTCGACGGGTGTTGCGTTGCAGGACTGGTGTCAATCGAGTACACCAATTAAGGAACCTTTTGGTGTCAGGAGTGGGGTACAATGTGGCGCGGCTTGCAATCATTGGAGAGGATGCTACTCCTTCAACTTCATCCAGCCTCCGGGACAGTCGTGGGAGGGGCGTTGTGAGCTGATGGGGGCAGACAGTGGGGATATGCGCTATGAGAAAGGGtgtaaatattttgttgttAAAGGATAG